From a single Pirellulaceae bacterium genomic region:
- a CDS encoding Nramp family divalent metal transporter, which produces MHDTASTNQLAPEQPLPLPALLSRNPLRWLTIFGPGAIVASLTIGTGELIFSSRAGAIFGYRILFLFALITLAKWILLYSVARHMVASGVHPLRRWVNLPIGPRGWLPGLMFLLAAVCIPIWVSFHASVLGDWCADLTNTKRLLSGATVHIWGLVILCGVFLLALRGGYRALENIQLLVITIMLAAVVVSLVLLRPDWFELLTGFIIPRSLEFPQWLVDDSRPALQRIAAQPLWIEASLYVGVIGGAGYDYLAYTAFLREKGWGRAGGSELIDTPSVKAHTEAESQPAALAKGFDPSPATALGLDITPRDADPEPLTSQQIADLKLWMRAPLIDCTASFLTVLIFSTAFVASGHLILAPQHQIPGDGSFLGFQAQFLTRLSPGLYPLYVIGTFLTMFGTLYGTIEVAPAILRECYRLLLVKHQSISTAGLRQVGLAWTAAGAGAVLLLSFFIQWSGGPDRPPGLTGVLVPANLFTGVLSCGIICLLNPWIDRRLPTALAPGWWLVAMNLIAGCAFFALGIKGYWDYGGVAALWILVGTVLAGFGLAWALRNRL; this is translated from the coding sequence ATGCATGATACAGCTTCGACCAACCAGCTGGCCCCAGAACAACCATTGCCCCTGCCTGCGCTGCTGTCGCGCAATCCGCTGCGCTGGCTCACGATCTTTGGGCCGGGGGCCATTGTAGCATCACTGACGATCGGTACCGGCGAATTAATCTTCTCGTCGCGCGCCGGTGCGATCTTTGGCTATCGCATTCTGTTTCTGTTTGCGCTGATTACGCTGGCCAAGTGGATCTTGCTGTATTCCGTAGCTCGACACATGGTCGCTTCAGGCGTGCATCCGCTCAGACGCTGGGTTAACCTGCCGATTGGTCCACGTGGCTGGTTGCCTGGACTGATGTTCCTGCTGGCCGCCGTGTGCATTCCGATTTGGGTCAGTTTTCACGCCAGCGTGCTAGGTGATTGGTGCGCGGACTTGACCAATACCAAGCGCCTGCTCTCAGGTGCGACCGTTCATATCTGGGGGTTAGTGATATTATGCGGTGTATTCCTGCTGGCGCTGCGCGGAGGCTATAGAGCGCTGGAGAACATACAACTGCTGGTGATAACCATCATGCTGGCAGCCGTCGTTGTATCGCTTGTGTTGCTGCGCCCAGATTGGTTTGAATTGCTAACAGGATTCATCATCCCACGGTCGCTCGAGTTTCCGCAGTGGCTTGTGGACGACTCGCGACCAGCCCTACAGCGCATCGCCGCGCAACCGCTTTGGATTGAAGCATCGTTATACGTGGGCGTCATCGGCGGGGCGGGGTATGACTATTTGGCTTACACCGCATTCTTACGTGAAAAAGGGTGGGGCAGAGCGGGAGGCTCCGAACTCATAGACACCCCTTCTGTGAAGGCGCATACGGAGGCCGAATCACAACCCGCTGCGTTAGCGAAAGGATTCGATCCGTCCCCCGCTACCGCACTGGGCTTAGACATCACTCCTCGCGATGCTGATCCAGAGCCACTCACGAGCCAGCAAATTGCAGACTTAAAGCTCTGGATGCGTGCGCCGCTCATCGACTGCACAGCCAGTTTCTTGACCGTCTTAATTTTCAGCACTGCGTTTGTAGCTTCGGGACACCTGATCCTGGCGCCTCAACACCAAATCCCGGGCGACGGCAGCTTTCTTGGCTTCCAAGCTCAGTTCCTTACGCGCCTGAGCCCTGGACTGTACCCGCTGTACGTCATCGGCACGTTCTTGACGATGTTTGGCACGCTGTACGGGACAATTGAGGTGGCGCCTGCCATCCTGCGCGAATGTTATCGACTGCTGCTCGTAAAACATCAGTCCATCTCGACTGCGGGCTTGCGCCAGGTGGGACTAGCCTGGACAGCCGCTGGAGCGGGCGCGGTGTTGCTGCTGAGTTTTTTCATCCAGTGGTCGGGAGGTCCAGACCGTCCACCGGGACTGACTGGAGTGTTGGTTCCGGCAAATCTCTTCACTGGAGTTTTGTCGTGCGGCATCATCTGCTTGCTGAATCCATGGATCGACCGGCGGCTACCCACGGCCTTGGCACCCGGCTGGTGGTTAGTAGCGATGAACCTGATTGCAGGCTGCGCATTCTTTGCGTTGGGCATCAAAGGCTATTGGGATTACGGCGGAGTTGCCGCACTCTGGATACTGGTGGGGACCGTATTGGCCGGTTTTGGCTTGGCCTGGGCGCTGCGGAATCGCCTGTGA
- a CDS encoding coproporphyrinogen III oxidase family protein translates to MSTETLKTDVGSYFISNYPPYSQWNADVLPQVQHAMSQPPSPDVPLGLYLHIPFCRKRCKFCYFKVFTGKNANEIEDYVQALCKEIELVSALPVMGQRPFRFVYFGGGTPSFLSPKQLVSLVDRLRANIRWDQAEEVTFECEPGTLSQPKVQTLRELGVTRLSLGVENFDDAVLEENGRAHLSKEIHRAWEWIVAAGFPNVNIDLIAGMVGETWDNWRRNIDQTLQLSPESVTIYQMELPFNTVYSAGMLNEHSESPVADWPTKRAWVRYAFETLAQAGYVQSSAYTMIKDPSKVAFSYRDNLWRGADLLATGIASFGHVSGVHYQNLSEWQQYLASLADNRLPLARGLVTTPEQRLIRELILLLKRGYVELDYFQDKHHVDIWQRFQSTWQNYIDSGWVQRDDRCLRLTTEGLLRVDGLLPAFFELEYQNVRYT, encoded by the coding sequence ATGAGTACAGAAACCCTAAAGACCGACGTTGGCAGTTACTTTATCAGTAACTACCCACCTTATTCCCAGTGGAACGCCGATGTACTGCCGCAAGTGCAGCATGCGATGTCACAGCCGCCCAGTCCCGATGTGCCATTGGGACTGTATCTGCACATTCCATTTTGTCGCAAGCGCTGCAAGTTCTGTTACTTCAAAGTCTTCACAGGCAAGAACGCCAATGAGATCGAAGACTATGTCCAGGCTTTGTGTAAGGAAATTGAGTTGGTCAGCGCGCTGCCGGTGATGGGTCAGCGACCATTTCGCTTTGTGTACTTTGGTGGCGGAACGCCCAGTTTTTTGTCGCCTAAGCAGTTGGTCAGCCTGGTCGATCGACTGCGAGCCAACATCCGTTGGGATCAGGCCGAAGAGGTAACCTTCGAGTGTGAACCGGGCACACTCAGTCAGCCAAAGGTGCAAACGTTGCGCGAATTGGGCGTAACGCGGCTGAGTTTAGGTGTCGAAAACTTTGATGATGCCGTGTTGGAAGAAAACGGCCGCGCCCACTTGTCCAAAGAGATTCACCGCGCTTGGGAGTGGATCGTGGCGGCTGGCTTTCCCAACGTCAACATCGACCTGATCGCCGGTATGGTCGGGGAAACGTGGGATAATTGGCGACGCAATATTGACCAAACCCTGCAACTGTCCCCCGAGAGCGTCACGATTTATCAAATGGAGCTACCTTTCAACACCGTCTACTCGGCGGGAATGTTGAATGAACACTCCGAGTCCCCCGTGGCGGACTGGCCGACCAAACGGGCCTGGGTTCGGTACGCATTTGAGACACTGGCTCAGGCCGGTTACGTGCAAAGCTCGGCCTATACCATGATCAAAGACCCCAGCAAAGTCGCCTTCAGCTATCGCGACAACCTGTGGCGCGGAGCCGACCTGTTGGCAACCGGCATCGCTTCGTTTGGCCACGTATCAGGGGTCCACTATCAGAACCTGTCGGAGTGGCAGCAGTATTTAGCCAGCTTGGCCGACAATCGGCTGCCGCTGGCGCGCGGTTTGGTAACCACTCCAGAGCAGCGACTGATCCGCGAGCTGATCTTGTTGCTCAAACGCGGCTACGTGGAGCTAGACTATTTTCAGGACAAGCACCACGTTGACATCTGGCAGCGATTCCAATCGACATGGCAGAACTACATCGACTCCGGCTGGGTTCAGCGCGACGACCGCTGCCTCCGGTTAACCACCGAGGGACTCCTGCGAGTCGACGGGCTGCTGCCCGCTTTTTTTGAACTTGAATATCAGAACGTACGTTATACCTAA
- the fhcD gene encoding formylmethanofuran--tetrahydromethanopterin N-formyltransferase, whose amino-acid sequence MQINDVDILDTFAEAFPMTATRVIITAADAYWARRAAESMTGFATSVIGCGCEAGIESEIPADQSPDGRPGVTVLLFSISGKELEKQLTRRISQCVLTCPSTSAFAGMTGEKLISMGDHVRYFGDGYQQSKRIGERRIWRVPVMDGEFVCEDKTARQPAVGGGNFVVLSQSLQGALTACQAAQQAVQRLPRVIIPFPGGVARSGSKVGSKYRGLSASTNVAFCPTLRHVAPTLLPDSVTAALEVVIDGLTESDVVAAMQVGIRAACAEGRKHGLQAITAGNYGGKLGKYHFHLYEVLQ is encoded by the coding sequence ATGCAGATTAACGACGTTGATATTCTGGATACGTTCGCCGAAGCATTTCCGATGACCGCCACACGCGTGATTATCACGGCGGCTGATGCCTATTGGGCACGGCGTGCGGCTGAGTCGATGACTGGCTTTGCCACCAGTGTGATTGGTTGCGGCTGCGAGGCGGGAATCGAATCCGAAATACCAGCCGATCAATCGCCCGATGGTCGGCCGGGAGTGACCGTGTTGCTGTTTTCGATTTCCGGCAAAGAATTGGAAAAGCAGCTTACCCGCCGAATTTCGCAATGTGTGCTGACTTGCCCTTCAACCAGTGCCTTCGCCGGCATGACTGGCGAAAAACTGATCTCTATGGGAGACCATGTACGTTATTTTGGTGATGGATACCAGCAATCCAAACGAATTGGCGAGCGACGTATTTGGCGCGTGCCGGTAATGGACGGTGAATTCGTGTGCGAGGACAAGACCGCGCGACAACCCGCAGTTGGTGGCGGAAATTTTGTAGTATTGAGTCAGTCACTGCAGGGCGCTCTGACAGCTTGTCAAGCTGCACAGCAAGCCGTGCAACGCTTGCCGCGCGTAATTATTCCCTTTCCGGGCGGCGTAGCCCGTAGCGGATCAAAAGTTGGCTCCAAGTATCGGGGACTCTCGGCCTCCACCAACGTCGCTTTTTGTCCGACGCTCCGGCATGTCGCTCCAACCCTGCTACCAGATTCGGTAACCGCTGCGCTGGAGGTAGTGATCGATGGACTGACCGAATCTGATGTGGTGGCGGCCATGCAGGTTGGCATTCGCGCCGCCTGCGCTGAAGGTCGCAAACACGGTTTACAAGCTATTACTGCCGGAAACTACGGTGGCAAACTCGGCAAGTACCACTTCCATCTGTACGAGGTGTTACAGTGA
- a CDS encoding FAD-binding protein — MDIANQSLVVELQQRIRGGDRLPLMPVGGRTKCLTGLDDQVTCCELVNLRGVVSYDPGEFLISALAGTSIQELAAALSEHGQYLPFDPLFVEAGATLGGTIASGISGPDRLLYGGVRDFVMEVALLDGLGDLVRGGGKVVKNAAGFDIPKMMVGSLGRMGILVEATLKVFPAPQGHATLVIENGSLEQAIHLAAKIQAKPFPIAGLDIDSNHQLSLRLAAPSSSLDGAVSRLQQLIQQESRVLMHHEHEQQRQADRQWLQSLPTEDAVLVRMAVSPDVLVRLSQLLERCMLHDHRHCGGGTLTWAKVYGSQISQLDEGLRELNLSGVAVRGRSNRLFLGQRRWQELASKIQRAIDPSRRFAPWSDENSGSGSRDS; from the coding sequence ATGGATATCGCTAATCAGTCGTTGGTTGTAGAACTTCAGCAACGCATTCGCGGTGGCGACCGGTTGCCGCTGATGCCAGTGGGAGGCCGCACCAAGTGTCTGACGGGATTGGACGATCAAGTCACCTGCTGCGAGTTAGTCAATCTACGCGGCGTCGTCAGCTACGACCCCGGCGAGTTTCTAATCTCTGCGTTGGCTGGAACCAGCATCCAGGAATTGGCCGCAGCATTGTCCGAGCATGGCCAGTATTTGCCGTTTGATCCGCTGTTCGTGGAGGCCGGTGCAACTCTGGGTGGCACGATTGCCAGCGGAATCAGCGGGCCCGATCGGCTGCTGTATGGTGGCGTGCGCGACTTTGTAATGGAAGTGGCGCTGTTGGATGGTTTAGGGGACTTGGTTCGCGGAGGCGGCAAAGTCGTTAAGAACGCTGCCGGATTTGATATCCCCAAGATGATGGTGGGCAGCCTCGGTCGCATGGGAATTTTGGTCGAAGCCACCCTGAAAGTGTTTCCAGCCCCACAAGGACATGCAACTCTGGTAATCGAAAACGGCTCCCTCGAACAGGCAATTCACTTGGCTGCGAAAATTCAAGCCAAGCCCTTTCCCATCGCGGGCTTGGACATCGACAGCAATCATCAATTGTCACTTCGCTTGGCGGCCCCGAGCAGCTCGCTGGATGGAGCCGTAAGTCGACTGCAGCAATTAATACAGCAAGAATCGCGCGTCCTGATGCATCACGAGCATGAACAGCAAAGACAAGCCGATCGGCAATGGTTGCAGTCGTTGCCAACCGAGGATGCCGTGCTGGTGCGCATGGCTGTGTCGCCAGATGTGCTGGTGCGACTTAGCCAATTATTAGAGCGCTGCATGCTGCACGATCATCGACATTGTGGCGGTGGTACACTTACATGGGCCAAGGTGTATGGTTCGCAGATTTCTCAGTTAGATGAAGGCTTGCGGGAATTGAATTTGTCTGGGGTCGCCGTGCGTGGTCGGTCCAACAGGCTGTTTTTGGGTCAGCGACGCTGGCAGGAGCTAGCTAGTAAAATTCAGCGTGCCATTGATCCATCCCGACGATTCGCTCCTTGGTCCGACGAAAATTCAGGTAGTGGTTCGCGCGATTCGTAG
- a CDS encoding NAD-dependent epimerase/dehydratase family protein: protein MSLLIVGCGYVGNELVRWLTSSGWPSSSIFTLTRTQQRAVQLKQSGVTPVIGDWLDCASLPELPPVAHVLVSVPHRAVSTAALSLKPTPDDYQHVVGLQNLHQRLTERTTPQCAAPHWIYLSTTGVYGQTDPGDRVDEDSRVSPLRTGARIAWSAERWFNEHRRQCPSTVLRLAGIYGPGRIPLMDTLRGGQPLAGPAEGLLNLIHVTDIARAIDWLITAENPRSLYLLSDGHPVARSDFYGYIAKMQQLPPPQFAPAEPLAPGSRRGGNKRVDASRFWTDSGLTPMYPDYRSGLTAIIQ from the coding sequence ATGAGCCTGCTGATCGTCGGTTGTGGGTACGTTGGTAATGAACTCGTCCGCTGGTTGACAAGCAGCGGTTGGCCCAGCTCTAGCATTTTCACATTGACGCGGACGCAGCAACGAGCCGTGCAGCTAAAGCAGTCGGGAGTAACTCCCGTGATCGGTGATTGGCTGGACTGTGCATCGCTGCCTGAATTGCCGCCGGTCGCACATGTGCTGGTTAGCGTACCGCATCGCGCTGTCTCGACCGCCGCCCTGAGCCTAAAACCAACCCCTGACGACTATCAGCATGTCGTTGGCCTGCAGAATCTTCACCAGCGATTGACTGAACGAACGACGCCTCAGTGCGCCGCACCACATTGGATCTACTTGAGTACAACTGGAGTTTACGGCCAAACGGATCCGGGCGATCGAGTTGATGAGGACTCGCGGGTTTCGCCGCTGCGCACGGGGGCACGCATAGCATGGTCAGCAGAACGCTGGTTCAACGAGCATCGACGGCAGTGCCCCTCGACCGTTCTCAGACTGGCTGGAATTTACGGCCCTGGTCGTATACCGCTCATGGACACATTACGAGGTGGACAACCACTGGCTGGACCTGCCGAGGGGCTGTTGAATCTGATTCACGTCACCGATATTGCTCGCGCCATTGATTGGCTGATCACCGCCGAGAATCCGCGCTCGTTATACCTTCTATCCGATGGTCATCCCGTAGCTCGTAGCGACTTCTACGGCTACATAGCAAAAATGCAACAACTACCTCCTCCGCAATTTGCTCCTGCAGAACCCCTAGCTCCTGGTTCACGACGCGGCGGCAACAAGCGCGTCGATGCCAGCCGATTCTGGACCGATTCTGGATTGACTCCCATGTACCCCGATTACCGTAGCGGATTGACGGCAATCATACAGTAG
- a CDS encoding S41 family peptidase, translated as MPIRNLVTLLIVTVVCLACALQARNLKYGGKIGRAIRLLDDNFVESVDPQELYAAAMQGVVGKLDEFSEFIPADRYREFQSQIEQKFGGIGVQIEGPPAVRRLTVVTPLPKTPAFNAGMQAGDTILEIDGQSTQDLTPAEATKFMRGPVGTTVELLLQRMDSSETVRLKIPRADIEIDSVYGDRLRGDSTWDYFLPEDPRVAYIRIAMFGDRTTDEFLEALKRVREQAAALVIDLRFNPGGILTSAADICDMLLDEGVIVRTQGRRWMFNSTYSASQGVELDPAIPIVVLINQDSASASEIMAGCLQDLGRAQVAGNRSYGKGTVQQVFELESNRTALKFTTARFMRPSNRNIHRTREMTDDDFWGVVPDPALTMSLDEPQQIYLNRRWIMRSDPRLSSRQHQPPEPAFAADPQLKLVVQHLQRQLDMQRVASP; from the coding sequence ATGCCTATTCGCAATCTCGTCACCTTGCTGATCGTAACCGTAGTCTGTCTGGCCTGCGCCTTGCAAGCCAGAAACTTGAAATATGGCGGTAAAATTGGTCGTGCCATCCGCCTGCTGGACGACAATTTTGTCGAATCGGTTGATCCTCAAGAGCTGTACGCTGCCGCCATGCAGGGCGTGGTCGGCAAATTGGACGAATTCTCTGAGTTCATTCCGGCGGATCGCTACAGAGAATTTCAGTCGCAGATCGAGCAGAAATTTGGTGGCATCGGCGTACAGATTGAAGGACCACCTGCCGTGCGGCGACTAACGGTTGTTACGCCTCTACCGAAGACGCCCGCCTTCAACGCCGGAATGCAAGCCGGAGATACTATTCTAGAAATCGACGGTCAATCCACACAGGATCTGACGCCTGCCGAAGCCACCAAATTCATGCGCGGCCCGGTGGGTACAACAGTCGAATTGTTGCTGCAACGTATGGATTCATCGGAAACCGTTCGATTGAAAATCCCCCGAGCCGACATCGAAATCGACAGCGTGTACGGCGATCGCCTGCGCGGCGATTCGACGTGGGATTATTTTTTACCTGAGGACCCGCGCGTCGCCTACATTCGCATCGCCATGTTCGGAGATCGCACGACCGACGAATTTTTGGAGGCGCTGAAGCGCGTTCGCGAACAAGCTGCCGCTCTAGTTATCGACCTACGATTCAATCCTGGTGGCATTTTGACCAGTGCAGCTGATATTTGTGACATGCTGTTGGATGAGGGCGTGATTGTACGCACGCAGGGTAGACGTTGGATGTTCAATAGCACCTATTCAGCATCTCAAGGCGTCGAACTCGATCCGGCCATACCTATAGTAGTACTCATCAATCAAGACAGCGCCAGTGCCAGCGAAATCATGGCGGGTTGCTTGCAAGATTTAGGACGCGCCCAAGTCGCTGGCAATCGCTCGTATGGCAAGGGCACTGTGCAACAGGTGTTTGAACTGGAAAGCAATCGGACGGCACTCAAGTTCACTACTGCTCGATTCATGCGGCCCAGCAATCGCAACATTCATCGCACTCGCGAAATGACCGACGATGATTTTTGGGGGGTGGTTCCCGACCCTGCCTTGACGATGTCGCTGGACGAACCACAGCAGATCTACCTCAATCGGCGCTGGATCATGCGCAGCGACCCACGCCTCAGCAGTCGCCAACACCAGCCGCCTGAGCCAGCGTTTGCTGCCGACCCTCAACTCAAGCTGGTGGTTCAGCACTTGCAGCGCCAGTTGGACATGCAGCGGGTTGCCTCGCCATGA
- a CDS encoding formylmethanofuran dehydrogenase subunit A: MIELANARIVDPLHPQNGQITSLFIDGDRFVAAAREPGVQRIDLGGAWVLAGGIDIHTHIGGGKVNLARLLMSQVLSPEQRTVWPTTVTGQKYARMGYTACFEPAMLLSSARHTHMELCDTPLLDHGAYVVLGNEDWLLELLGRAKLEDVVLRSLVGWSLMASRGLAVKVVNPGGINAFKFNQRQLDVDMPHVRYGVTPRQIIQRLSAAVDDLGLAHPLHLHASNLGMPGNIRATLQSLNAAEGRRVHLTHAQFHCYTDQGHYGMGSGAELLAEYVNAHPNVSLDVGQVLFGQTVTISADTMAQTRNLSHARPQRSLLSDIECQAGCGVVPIRYQDTLYVHSLQWTIGLELMLLVRDPWRIFLTTDHPNGGPFTGYPHLIRLLMDRSFRESMLERIHPAAAERSLLRELTRQYTLDEIAIVTRAAPARILGLGGMGSLVAGCYANLAAYLPAGDWETTFRNAAYVFKSGQPVIEDDQVRQLEVPRNRWRAQVDYDSASVNSWSPQLEQCLRLPRQALEICDDQAAQLSRATSVVHDCISSCTLKAT; this comes from the coding sequence ATGATCGAGTTGGCCAATGCCCGAATTGTCGATCCGCTACACCCGCAGAATGGACAAATCACCAGTTTGTTCATTGACGGTGACCGATTTGTAGCTGCTGCGCGCGAGCCTGGCGTGCAGCGTATCGACTTGGGGGGGGCCTGGGTGCTGGCCGGCGGCATTGATATTCACACGCATATCGGCGGCGGCAAAGTCAATTTAGCCCGTCTATTGATGTCTCAGGTTCTGTCACCGGAACAACGCACGGTTTGGCCCACAACAGTCACGGGGCAAAAATATGCACGTATGGGGTACACCGCTTGTTTCGAACCAGCCATGCTGCTGAGTTCTGCGCGTCACACGCATATGGAATTGTGCGACACGCCGTTGTTGGACCATGGTGCTTATGTCGTGTTAGGCAACGAGGATTGGCTCTTAGAGTTATTGGGGCGAGCAAAACTGGAAGATGTGGTTTTGCGCAGCCTGGTCGGTTGGTCGCTAATGGCCAGTCGAGGACTGGCGGTCAAAGTCGTCAACCCGGGTGGCATCAACGCCTTCAAATTCAACCAGCGTCAACTGGACGTCGATATGCCTCATGTGCGCTACGGCGTGACCCCTCGTCAAATTATTCAACGGCTGTCAGCGGCAGTGGACGATCTGGGACTGGCTCATCCGCTGCACCTGCATGCCAGCAACTTAGGAATGCCCGGCAACATTCGAGCAACACTACAGTCGCTGAATGCTGCCGAAGGCCGGCGAGTACATCTGACACACGCTCAATTTCATTGCTACACTGACCAAGGCCACTACGGCATGGGCAGCGGAGCGGAACTGTTGGCCGAATATGTAAATGCCCATCCGAATGTCAGTTTGGATGTTGGACAAGTGTTGTTCGGTCAAACCGTTACGATCTCGGCTGACACGATGGCACAAACTCGCAACCTGTCTCACGCGCGTCCTCAACGAAGCTTGCTGAGCGACATCGAATGCCAAGCTGGATGCGGTGTGGTACCGATTCGCTATCAAGACACGCTGTACGTGCATAGCTTGCAGTGGACAATCGGCCTTGAATTGATGCTGCTGGTTCGCGATCCATGGCGGATTTTTCTGACGACGGACCATCCCAACGGCGGACCATTTACTGGCTATCCTCACCTGATTCGGTTGCTGATGGATCGATCGTTTCGAGAGTCGATGTTGGAGCGGATTCATCCGGCTGCGGCCGAACGCAGTTTATTGCGCGAATTAACTCGACAATACACTTTGGACGAAATCGCTATTGTGACCCGAGCCGCTCCGGCAAGAATCTTAGGATTAGGCGGCATGGGCTCGCTGGTCGCGGGTTGTTACGCCAATCTAGCGGCTTATTTGCCTGCCGGAGATTGGGAGACCACCTTCCGCAATGCCGCCTATGTATTCAAATCTGGGCAGCCGGTTATCGAGGACGATCAGGTCAGGCAACTTGAAGTACCACGCAACCGCTGGCGCGCGCAAGTAGACTACGATTCAGCCAGTGTAAATAGCTGGAGTCCCCAATTAGAGCAGTGTTTGCGTTTGCCGCGACAAGCTCTGGAAATCTGCGACGACCAGGCTGCCCAGTTGAGCCGCGCAACATCTGTCGTCCATGATTGTATCAGCTCATGCACATTGAAAGCCACATGA
- a CDS encoding zinc-binding dehydrogenase: MARGRAEFIQAPQPQARPGFVVVRTSHVSLCGSDIRMLHFAPPSSYPFPPGTTGHEMVGVVHEVANDDSPFSVGDRVLALAPEHQAMCEYYLAPEHLVIPLPQGKPLEVLLQAQQLGTVMYAAQRLPNVMGRSVAILGQGSAGLWFNFILRRMGAAQVIALDADPHRLKYSQRFGATHQINNAQTDPVERLHEILGGHLPDIVVEAAGETQSINLSLELVKKFGQILFFGYPRCQHMDFNFELFFHKCCQATTIVGATEEDNQASSRQAIELINQDSSLAELLITHRLSFDDVLTAYDMHRTRADHCLKIVIEMPSAVQ; encoded by the coding sequence GTGGCCCGCGGCCGGGCCGAATTCATTCAAGCGCCCCAGCCGCAAGCGCGACCCGGCTTTGTGGTCGTTCGCACCTCGCATGTGTCGCTGTGCGGCAGCGATATTCGAATGCTTCATTTTGCTCCACCATCCAGTTATCCCTTTCCACCTGGCACGACAGGACACGAAATGGTCGGAGTGGTTCACGAGGTAGCCAATGATGATTCGCCGTTTTCCGTGGGTGATCGCGTGTTAGCACTGGCTCCAGAACATCAAGCTATGTGCGAATACTACCTCGCACCCGAACATCTCGTCATCCCGCTTCCGCAGGGCAAGCCGCTGGAGGTATTATTACAAGCCCAGCAACTGGGGACTGTCATGTATGCCGCTCAGCGTTTACCGAACGTCATGGGGCGTAGTGTGGCTATTCTCGGTCAAGGCTCGGCGGGATTGTGGTTCAACTTTATCCTGCGGCGCATGGGTGCCGCTCAGGTAATTGCTCTCGATGCCGATCCGCATCGACTGAAGTACTCGCAGCGCTTCGGCGCGACGCACCAAATCAACAACGCGCAGACCGATCCCGTCGAGAGGCTGCACGAAATTCTAGGTGGCCATTTGCCGGACATCGTTGTCGAAGCGGCTGGAGAGACTCAGTCCATCAATCTGTCGTTGGAACTGGTCAAAAAGTTCGGGCAAATCTTGTTCTTCGGCTATCCGCGTTGCCAGCACATGGATTTCAACTTTGAACTGTTCTTCCACAAATGTTGTCAGGCCACGACGATTGTCGGAGCAACTGAAGAGGACAATCAAGCGTCCAGTCGTCAAGCGATCGAATTGATTAATCAGGATTCGTCGCTAGCCGAGCTGTTGATTACGCATCGACTGTCATTTGACGATGTGCTGACAGCATACGACATGCACCGCACCCGGGCTGATCATTGCTTAAAAATCGTGATCGAGATGCCTAGTGCTGTGCAATAG
- a CDS encoding formylmethanofuran dehydrogenase subunit C: MSALTLMLKHTIPDGLRLQLGAIVPHRLQSLSVAEIARHVVTTDDERTTVGDWFDIADGNRNLLILQGDLARCDGIGQSMNGGQLHVVGSVGHFLADGMKAGVLTVQGNAGLYAAGGLRGGHVLISGNADDYLAAAAPGRRHGMRGGTVLVSGNVGCWAASRMRYGTVVVHGDIELGLALRMITGTVVGCGAVDPRLGCGMRRGTLLFSRVDSAATSAEHGPAGFTQPESSELSFLPMLLKQLHPLLPQPLAQRLQQVPFCDWPRRADRSLGDTSSGGLGEVIWLAL, translated from the coding sequence GTGAGCGCCCTGACGCTGATGCTCAAGCATACCATTCCCGATGGCCTGCGATTGCAGCTTGGAGCCATCGTGCCACATCGCCTGCAATCCCTGTCAGTCGCAGAAATTGCTCGGCACGTCGTGACGACAGACGATGAGCGGACAACGGTTGGCGACTGGTTCGATATTGCCGACGGCAATCGCAATCTCTTGATCTTGCAGGGCGACCTAGCGCGCTGCGATGGCATCGGGCAGTCGATGAACGGTGGTCAGTTGCATGTCGTTGGCTCGGTGGGACATTTTTTAGCCGACGGTATGAAAGCCGGAGTGTTGACCGTGCAAGGTAATGCCGGCCTGTATGCGGCAGGAGGCTTACGCGGGGGTCACGTTCTCATTTCTGGCAATGCTGATGACTATTTGGCGGCAGCAGCGCCGGGACGGCGACATGGCATGAGAGGCGGAACTGTGCTCGTCAGTGGTAATGTCGGCTGTTGGGCTGCCAGCCGTATGAGGTATGGCACGGTAGTCGTGCATGGCGATATCGAATTGGGGCTGGCCCTGCGTATGATTACCGGCACCGTTGTTGGCTGTGGAGCAGTCGATCCGCGCTTGGGCTGCGGAATGCGTCGAGGGACACTGCTATTTTCGCGAGTCGACTCGGCTGCGACGTCGGCTGAACATGGCCCTGCTGGATTTACTCAGCCCGAATCTAGCGAATTATCTTTTTTGCCAATGCTGCTCAAACAGTTGCACCCGCTTTTACCCCAGCCGCTGGCGCAGCGACTGCAACAGGTGCCATTTTGCGACTGGCCGCGTCGCGCCGATCGCAGTTTAGGCGATACTAGTAGCGGCGGACTAGGGGAAGTCATTTGGCTTGCACTGTAG